A region of Nostoc sp. 'Peltigera membranacea cyanobiont' N6 DNA encodes the following proteins:
- a CDS encoding amino acid adenylation domain-containing protein encodes MQINSEISEYKQNTQLNSFTHIIGTQVLQEWKNTQAADRQDQCIHQIFEMQVERSPESIAVVFEDTQLTYQQLNKQANQLAHYLRALGVGPEVLVGICLERSLETIVGILGILKAGGAYVPLDPAYPPERLAFILEDTQTPVLLTQEKLVKNLPPHQAQVVCLDSDWQGNIQNSLENLVNETTADNLIYVIYTSGSTGQPKGVTIPHRGICNQLHWKQTTFGLTQADKVLLTISFSFDPSVWQIFWPLCFGGQLIVARPGGHQDTAYLVKVITEQQITVLALVPSILRVLLEEKGIENCRFIRHITCGGEALPTELIERFFAKLNLDNVLHNCYGPTEASIDSTFWTCQRGTNYTIAPIGRPITNAEIHILDENLQPVPVGESGELHIGGIGLARGYLNRPELTAEKFIFDPFSSEVGARIYKTGDLARFLPDGNIEFLGRIDYQVKIRGFRIELGEIEAILSQHPSLTQTLVIAREDVPGDKQLVAYIVAKPEQIPSQVELRRFLQGRLPEYMVPASFVFLDTLPLNPNGKIDRRALPAPHISDLGLSTNFVLPQNATEEVLASIWAKVLRLEQVGIHDNFFELGGHSLLATQVMSRVRQAFQREIPLQLLFENPTIATLAQAIAQNESQENDPQNQTIPQIGNRESVPLSFAQQRVWFLQQLQPDSRAYILSNAQRLRGKLNVSVLQQSLDAIVVHHEALRTNFITSLDGSPIQVICTPRPVELKIIEVKEEQVECLLSEEAQHLFNLESDLMLRATLLQIDQQEHILLLVMHHIASDGWSINIFWQQLAAVYEAFLSGKPSPLSKLPIQYSDFAVWQHQWLSGEKLSSQINYWKTQLAGANTVLELPTDRLRPPVQTYQGAVQSLILPQYLSVSLKEFSHQQGVTLFMTLLAAFGTVLHRYTGQEDILIGSPIAGRNQVETEELIGFFVNTLAIRTNLADNPSFRQLLSQVREVTLGAYAHQDLPFEKLVEELQPERDMSHSPLFQVMFAFHNTPKELWELPGLTITPLEVHNGAAKFELTLDLTETSVGIKGGIEYNTDLFDATTIARMLGHFQTLLEGIVANPEQHICDLPLLTAPEQHQLLVGWNNTQIDYDLSQCLHQLFEAQVEKTPDAIAVKFADKHFTYGELNNRANQLAHYLQTCGVQPNGLVAICIERSLEMVVGLLGILKAGGAYVPIDPEYPQERIAYMLGDCQAPVLLTQRDLVDGLPTSSQKVCLDTDWEMISQQRSHNPNSRVKPLDLAYVIYTSGSTGKPKGAMNSHQGICNRLLWMQDAYKLTGIDRVLQKTPFSFDVSVWEFFWPLLTGARLVMAQPGGQRDATYLVNTIIQEEITTLHFVPSMLQIFLETKGLERCQPLKRVFCSGEALPVELQERFFDRMECELHNLYGPTEAAIDVTFWQCQSESNLKSVPIGRAIANTQLYILDSHLQAVPLGANGELYIGGIGVAKGYLNRPDLTAERFISHPFKEGEKLYKTGDLVRYLPDGNIEYIGRIDHQVKIRGFRIELGEIEALIAQHPSIQQTVVTAKVDNPENQRLVAYVVPHPEQTLNTDELRQFLKQQLPEYMVPSAFVLLDTLPLTPNGKIDRRALPAPDSTRLDLEKTYLAPRDPLELQLTKIWEQILDVQPIGVRDNFFELGGHSILAVKLFWQIEKTFNKNLPLAILFQSGTIEALAKIISQEEGVVTNKALVNTLNESKSSWSSLVEIQANGSKPPFFCIHGLGGEVLCFRELALYLGSDRPFYGLQPQGLDEKHPFHRRVEDMAAHYIQEIQTLQPNGPYFLGGYSFGGVVAFEMARQLQEQGKQVGILVMLDTCLPGYSWRAPFTKRLFLHLNNIVQQGPIYLLQQVIKWSYWRKQHLQNRYKRYLENALYLPQTDKHLKIIDTNIQAMSEYVLSPYLGRAILLRTEDRYRDEAVGTQYDPQFGWSNLVLGGLDVHYIPGSHLEMLKEPHVQVLAETLRNCLTQAQSPEN; translated from the coding sequence ATGCAGATAAATAGCGAGATTTCAGAGTATAAGCAAAATACTCAATTAAATAGCTTCACTCACATTATCGGCACTCAAGTTCTACAGGAATGGAAGAACACCCAAGCAGCCGATCGTCAAGATCAGTGCATCCATCAGATATTTGAGATGCAAGTTGAGCGATCGCCTGAATCTATTGCTGTAGTATTCGAAGATACACAACTTACTTATCAGCAGTTAAACAAACAGGCGAATCAACTAGCGCACTACCTACGTGCTTTAGGTGTTGGGCCTGAAGTACTTGTAGGGATTTGTCTGGAACGCTCCTTGGAGACGATCGTAGGAATACTGGGTATTCTCAAAGCTGGGGGCGCTTATGTGCCTTTAGATCCCGCATATCCTCCAGAGCGTTTAGCCTTCATATTAGAAGATACCCAGACACCAGTATTATTAACCCAAGAAAAATTGGTCAAGAACCTACCACCGCATCAAGCACAAGTGGTTTGTCTAGACTCAGACTGGCAAGGGAATATCCAAAACAGTCTAGAAAATCTTGTAAATGAAACGACGGCTGATAATCTCATATATGTAATCTACACATCCGGTTCTACAGGACAGCCCAAAGGTGTAACGATCCCTCACCGTGGGATCTGCAATCAACTCCACTGGAAGCAAACAACCTTTGGATTAACTCAGGCAGACAAAGTTTTACTGACCATTTCTTTTAGCTTCGACCCTTCAGTATGGCAGATATTCTGGCCATTGTGTTTTGGGGGACAATTGATCGTAGCTCGCCCTGGTGGACATCAAGACACTGCCTACCTTGTGAAGGTGATTACTGAGCAGCAAATCACTGTCCTGGCCTTAGTGCCTTCTATATTGCGTGTCTTACTGGAAGAGAAGGGTATTGAGAATTGCCGATTCATTAGGCATATTACCTGCGGTGGTGAGGCTTTACCTACCGAACTCATAGAACGCTTTTTTGCTAAATTGAATTTGGATAATGTTCTCCATAATTGCTATGGCCCGACAGAAGCTTCTATTGATAGCACTTTCTGGACTTGCCAACGCGGCACTAATTATACTATTGCTCCCATTGGTCGCCCCATCACCAATGCAGAGATTCACATCCTTGATGAAAATTTGCAGCCTGTACCTGTTGGTGAATCAGGTGAACTGCACATTGGCGGTATTGGTCTAGCGCGAGGCTATCTTAACCGTCCTGAATTAACCGCAGAGAAGTTCATTTTCGACCCTTTTAGCTCTGAAGTTGGGGCACGTATTTATAAAACTGGGGATTTAGCCCGTTTCCTACCAGACGGTAATATCGAGTTTCTCGGTCGTATTGACTACCAGGTGAAGATTCGTGGCTTCCGAATTGAATTAGGAGAAATTGAAGCGATATTAAGCCAACATCCATCACTGACACAGACTCTAGTAATAGCCAGAGAGGATGTTCCTGGTGACAAGCAACTTGTAGCATATATTGTTGCCAAGCCAGAGCAAATTCCTAGTCAGGTTGAATTGCGTCGCTTTTTACAAGGTCGGTTGCCTGAATATATGGTGCCTGCCTCTTTTGTCTTTTTAGACACCTTGCCATTAAACCCTAACGGCAAAATAGACCGCCGCGCTTTACCTGCACCGCATATATCTGATTTGGGTCTGTCAACTAACTTTGTTCTACCCCAGAATGCTACAGAAGAGGTGTTAGCTAGCATCTGGGCAAAAGTTTTACGTCTGGAACAAGTAGGTATCCACGACAATTTTTTTGAATTGGGAGGTCATTCACTCCTGGCAACTCAAGTGATGTCTCGGGTTCGCCAAGCTTTTCAGAGAGAAATACCCTTACAACTCTTATTTGAGAATCCAACGATCGCTACTTTAGCTCAAGCAATCGCCCAAAACGAGAGTCAAGAAAACGATCCCCAAAATCAAACTATTCCCCAAATAGGCAACCGCGAATCAGTCCCTTTATCCTTTGCCCAACAGCGAGTGTGGTTTTTGCAGCAGTTGCAACCCGACAGTCGAGCATATATCCTCTCGAATGCACAGCGCTTAAGGGGTAAGTTAAACGTCAGTGTATTACAACAGTCACTAGATGCGATCGTTGTCCATCATGAAGCACTCCGAACAAACTTTATTACATCACTTGATGGTAGCCCCATCCAAGTAATTTGCACGCCTCGACCAGTGGAACTCAAAATAATTGAGGTGAAAGAGGAGCAAGTGGAATGTCTCCTAAGTGAAGAGGCCCAACACCTCTTTAACTTAGAATCTGACTTGATGCTGCGAGCTACCTTGCTCCAAATAGACCAACAGGAGCATATACTCTTGTTGGTCATGCACCATATCGCCTCAGATGGCTGGTCAATAAACATTTTCTGGCAGCAATTAGCAGCCGTTTATGAAGCTTTTTTGAGCGGAAAGCCTTCTCCATTGTCAAAATTGCCTATTCAGTATAGCGATTTTGCTGTCTGGCAACACCAATGGCTATCGGGTGAAAAACTCTCCAGCCAAATCAACTATTGGAAAACTCAGTTAGCAGGTGCTAATACTGTATTAGAATTACCAACAGACCGACTACGGCCACCAGTCCAAACTTACCAGGGAGCAGTGCAATCCCTGATCTTACCCCAGTATCTAAGTGTATCGCTCAAAGAATTCTCCCATCAGCAGGGTGTCACCCTTTTCATGACATTGCTGGCGGCTTTTGGGACAGTCCTGCACCGCTATACTGGGCAAGAAGACATTCTCATTGGTTCTCCCATTGCTGGCCGCAACCAAGTTGAAACCGAAGAGTTGATTGGTTTCTTTGTCAATACCCTGGCCATCCGAACTAACCTGGCAGACAACCCAAGTTTCCGGCAGTTACTTAGTCAAGTTCGAGAAGTAACACTAGGAGCTTATGCCCACCAAGACCTCCCCTTCGAGAAGCTAGTAGAAGAACTACAGCCAGAGCGAGACATGAGCCACTCGCCACTGTTTCAGGTAATGTTTGCCTTTCACAATACCCCAAAAGAACTCTGGGAACTTCCGGGATTGACCATTACCCCTCTAGAAGTTCATAACGGCGCTGCCAAGTTTGAGCTTACCCTCGATTTGACAGAAACTTCAGTGGGGATCAAAGGTGGAATTGAATACAACACAGATTTATTCGATGCAACAACGATCGCTCGAATGCTAGGGCATTTCCAAACCTTACTTGAGGGGATCGTCGCTAACCCAGAACAGCATATTTGCGATTTACCTCTGTTAACAGCGCCCGAACAGCATCAGCTACTAGTCGGGTGGAATAATACTCAAATTGACTATGATTTATCTCAATGTCTACATCAGTTATTTGAAGCGCAGGTAGAGAAAACACCAGATGCGATCGCTGTCAAATTTGCAGACAAGCACTTTACCTATGGCGAGCTAAATAATCGCGCCAATCAACTAGCACACTACTTGCAAACTTGTGGAGTCCAGCCCAATGGACTCGTAGCCATTTGTATTGAGCGTTCCTTAGAAATGGTAGTTGGACTGTTAGGGATTCTGAAAGCTGGTGGTGCTTATGTACCTATCGATCCCGAATATCCTCAAGAGCGGATTGCATATATGCTAGGCGATTGTCAAGCCCCAGTGCTATTAACCCAAAGGGATTTAGTCGATGGTCTCCCTACAAGTAGCCAAAAAGTTTGTCTAGATACTGACTGGGAAATGATTTCCCAACAAAGGAGTCACAATCCCAATTCAAGGGTCAAGCCTCTGGATTTAGCTTATGTAATTTACACCTCTGGTTCCACCGGGAAACCAAAGGGCGCGATGAATAGCCATCAGGGAATTTGTAATCGCTTACTGTGGATGCAAGATGCTTATAAGTTAACTGGAATCGATCGGGTTCTTCAGAAAACGCCTTTTAGTTTCGACGTTTCAGTTTGGGAGTTTTTCTGGCCGCTATTGACAGGGGCACGTTTAGTGATGGCTCAACCAGGCGGACAGCGAGATGCGACTTACCTAGTCAACACCATCATCCAAGAGGAAATTACAACACTGCACTTTGTCCCCTCGATGTTGCAGATATTTCTAGAAACCAAAGGGCTAGAACGTTGTCAGCCTTTAAAACGGGTATTTTGTAGTGGAGAAGCCTTACCTGTTGAACTCCAAGAGCGGTTTTTTGACCGGATGGAATGCGAACTACACAACCTCTATGGCCCTACCGAAGCAGCAATTGATGTCACATTTTGGCAGTGTCAAAGCGAGAGTAACTTAAAAAGTGTACCAATTGGCAGAGCGATCGCTAACACTCAACTTTATATTCTCGACTCCCATCTGCAAGCAGTTCCCTTGGGTGCAAACGGCGAACTTTATATTGGTGGTATTGGAGTTGCGAAAGGCTATCTCAACCGTCCCGACTTAACAGCCGAGCGATTTATATCCCATCCTTTTAAGGAAGGCGAAAAACTTTATAAAACTGGAGATTTAGTTCGCTATCTTCCCGATGGAAATATTGAATACATCGGTAGAATCGATCATCAGGTAAAAATTCGTGGTTTCCGCATTGAACTTGGAGAAATTGAAGCTTTAATAGCGCAACATCCCAGCATACAGCAAACTGTCGTTACAGCTAAAGTTGATAATCCAGAAAACCAGCGATTAGTTGCCTACGTTGTTCCTCACCCAGAACAAACACTAAACACAGACGAACTGCGTCAGTTCCTCAAACAGCAACTGCCAGAATATATGGTGCCTAGTGCTTTCGTTTTACTAGACACCCTACCCCTAACCCCCAACGGCAAAATCGACCGCCGCGCTTTACCAGCACCAGACTCAACAAGGCTTGATTTAGAAAAAACATATCTTGCTCCCCGCGATCCATTAGAATTGCAACTAACCAAAATTTGGGAACAAATTTTAGATGTCCAGCCCATCGGTGTCAGAGATAACTTCTTTGAGTTAGGAGGACACTCGATATTAGCAGTAAAACTGTTTTGGCAAATTGAGAAGACATTTAATAAAAATCTGCCTCTTGCCATTCTGTTTCAGTCCGGGACTATAGAGGCTCTAGCCAAAATAATCTCTCAAGAAGAAGGTGTGGTAACAAACAAGGCTTTAGTAAATACCTTAAATGAATCAAAATCTAGCTGGTCATCCCTGGTAGAAATTCAAGCCAACGGTTCCAAGCCTCCTTTTTTCTGCATTCACGGACTGGGCGGAGAAGTTTTGTGTTTTCGTGAATTAGCGCTGTATCTAGGTTCAGATCGACCATTCTACGGACTACAGCCACAAGGACTAGATGAAAAACACCCTTTCCATAGGCGGGTTGAAGATATGGCAGCCCATTATATTCAAGAAATTCAGACCCTTCAGCCTAATGGTCCTTATTTTCTGGGAGGTTATTCTTTTGGAGGTGTAGTTGCTTTTGAGATGGCTCGGCAACTCCAAGAGCAAGGCAAACAAGTTGGTATTCTAGTTATGCTTGATACCTGTCTTCCAGGTTATAGTTGGCGAGCGCCATTTACCAAGCGACTTTTTTTGCATTTAAATAACATAGTTCAACAAGGGCCTATTTACCTTTTGCAACAGGTTATAAAATGGAGCTATTGGCGCAAGCAACATCTCCAAAATAGATATAAGCGTTACTTAGAAAACGCACTTTATTTACCTCAAACTGACAAGCACTTAAAGATTATAGATACTAACATTCAAGCCATGAGTGAATATGTCCTTTCACCTTACCTGGGTCGGGCTATTCTCTTGCGGACAGAAGATCGATATCGGGACGAAGCTGTAGGCACACAATACGATCCTCAATTCGGCTGGAGCAACTTAGTGCTGGGGGGATTAGATGTCCATTACATTCCCGGATCTCATCTTGAGATGCTTAAGGAACCCCATGTACAAGTGTTAGCCGAAACATTGAGAAATTGCTTAACTCAGGCGCAGTCTCCAGAAAATTAA
- a CDS encoding hemolysin family protein: MSPITFEILIILVLIIANGVFSMSEMAIVSARKVRLQQLANQGDAKARVALKLAESPNHFLSTVQVGISLIGILTGAFGGATIASRLAVYVKLVPLLAPYSEPLSFGIVVLLITYFSLIVGELVPKRLALNNPERIASIVAIPMQALAAIASPVVFLLSASTDLILRVLGITASTEPQVTEEEIKILIEQGTEAGTFEEAEQDMVERVFRLGDRPVSYLMTPRPDIVWLDLDDSPEENRQKMVDSAYSRYPVCQAGLDNVLGVIPVTDLLARSFRGEPLDLTVGLRQPVFVPESTRGLKVLELFKQTITHMALVVDEYGVIQGLVTLNDIMSEIVGDVPSTDGQDQPQAVQREDGSWLLDGMLPVEEFLELFGMEQWESEERGSYQTLGGFVITHLGRIPAAADHFEWQSMRIEVMDMDGNRVDKVLVVPKAAKSADTKDTKKSD; encoded by the coding sequence ATGTCCCCCATCACTTTTGAAATTTTAATCATTTTGGTGCTAATTATTGCCAACGGCGTGTTTTCTATGTCTGAGATGGCGATTGTCTCAGCCCGGAAAGTCAGGCTACAACAGCTTGCCAATCAAGGAGATGCCAAGGCAAGGGTAGCATTGAAACTCGCTGAGTCTCCAAATCATTTCCTGTCAACCGTTCAAGTAGGTATTTCCCTAATCGGTATCCTGACTGGTGCTTTTGGAGGAGCAACAATTGCCAGTCGTTTGGCAGTCTATGTAAAACTTGTGCCTTTGTTAGCACCTTATAGTGAACCGCTCTCCTTCGGAATAGTGGTTTTGCTGATTACCTATTTCTCACTAATTGTTGGCGAATTGGTACCAAAACGTCTGGCATTAAATAATCCAGAAAGGATTGCCTCGATTGTAGCTATTCCTATGCAAGCCTTGGCAGCGATTGCTTCTCCAGTAGTCTTTCTATTAAGCGCTTCTACAGATTTGATCTTGCGAGTGCTGGGAATTACAGCTTCTACCGAGCCGCAAGTTACCGAAGAAGAAATTAAAATCTTAATTGAGCAAGGCACTGAGGCGGGAACCTTTGAGGAAGCTGAACAGGATATGGTGGAGCGAGTTTTTCGTTTAGGCGATCGCCCCGTCAGCTACTTAATGACACCTCGTCCCGATATTGTCTGGTTAGACTTAGACGACTCTCCCGAAGAAAATCGCCAAAAAATGGTTGATAGTGCCTATTCTCGATATCCAGTTTGTCAGGCGGGACTTGATAATGTGCTGGGTGTGATCCCCGTCACCGATTTATTAGCCAGGAGTTTCCGAGGAGAACCGCTAGACTTGACAGTGGGATTGCGACAGCCCGTATTCGTGCCAGAAAGCACGCGTGGTTTGAAAGTTTTAGAATTGTTCAAGCAAACCATCACTCACATGGCGCTAGTAGTGGATGAATACGGCGTAATTCAGGGACTAGTTACACTCAACGACATTATGAGTGAAATCGTGGGTGATGTTCCTTCAACAGATGGACAGGATCAACCTCAAGCTGTGCAACGCGAAGATGGTTCCTGGCTTTTGGATGGGATGTTGCCTGTAGAGGAGTTTTTAGAACTTTTCGGTATGGAACAGTGGGAATCCGAGGAACGCGGCAGTTATCAAACCTTGGGCGGTTTTGTGATCACCCATTTAGGGCGTATTCCTGCCGCAGCAGATCATTTTGAATGGCAAAGTATGCGAATTGAAGTGATGGATATGGATGGGAACCGCGTTGATAAGGTGCTAGTCGTACCGAAGGCAGCTAAATCAGCAGATACGAAAGATACGAAAAAATCTGACTAG
- a CDS encoding aldo/keto reductase — MLYRRFGRTELQMPVFSCGGMRYQFKWEDVPNNEIPADSQANLEATIRRAVEVGINHIETARGYGTSEMQLGRILPQFPREKLIVQTKISPKEDAKEFRETFEKSLQNLQLDYVDLLGLHGINHTESLDYSIHPGGCLEVAQQLQAEGKVRFIGFSTHGSTDIIVQTINTNLFDYVNLHWYYINQWNWAAIEAAKRHDMGVFIISPSNKGGLLYEPPEKLVNLCAPLSPMVFNDLFCLSHQEVHTLSVGAAKPEDFDEHLKTLELVDRASEILPPILTRLESEAIDTLGENWVKSWETNLPTFDETPGEVNIRVILWLRNLAIAYDLVDYAKMRYNLLGNGGHWFPGNKADRLDELNLQQCLAYNPHADKIPQFLEQAHQMLAGEEVKRLSKT, encoded by the coding sequence ATGCTATATAGACGATTTGGACGCACAGAATTACAAATGCCAGTGTTTTCCTGCGGTGGCATGAGATATCAGTTCAAATGGGAAGATGTTCCCAATAATGAAATTCCTGCTGATAGTCAGGCGAATCTGGAAGCGACGATTAGAAGGGCAGTCGAGGTTGGAATTAATCATATTGAAACTGCTCGTGGCTATGGGACTTCTGAAATGCAATTGGGAAGGATTTTACCCCAATTTCCCCGTGAAAAGTTAATTGTTCAGACCAAAATCAGCCCAAAGGAAGATGCGAAAGAATTCCGCGAAACATTTGAAAAATCATTACAAAATCTCCAGCTAGATTATGTTGACCTTTTAGGGTTGCACGGGATCAACCATACTGAGTCATTAGACTATAGCATTCATCCCGGTGGCTGTTTAGAAGTAGCCCAGCAATTGCAAGCAGAGGGAAAAGTTAGATTTATTGGCTTTTCTACCCACGGATCGACAGATATAATTGTGCAAACAATTAATACCAATCTATTTGATTACGTGAACCTGCACTGGTACTACATTAATCAATGGAATTGGGCAGCAATTGAAGCAGCTAAACGCCACGATATGGGGGTGTTTATTATTAGTCCATCTAATAAAGGAGGTTTGTTATATGAACCTCCAGAAAAATTAGTGAATCTTTGCGCCCCATTGAGTCCAATGGTGTTTAATGATTTGTTTTGTTTGAGTCATCAAGAAGTGCATACTCTGAGTGTAGGAGCAGCAAAACCAGAAGATTTTGATGAACACCTGAAGACTTTAGAGTTAGTAGATCGGGCATCAGAAATTTTGCCGCCAATTTTAACAAGGTTGGAGTCAGAAGCGATCGATACTTTGGGAGAAAATTGGGTAAAATCCTGGGAAACAAATTTACCGACTTTTGACGAAACCCCCGGCGAGGTAAATATTCGGGTGATTTTGTGGCTGCGAAATTTAGCGATCGCTTACGATCTAGTGGATTATGCAAAAATGCGCTACAACTTGCTTGGTAATGGCGGTCATTGGTTTCCTGGTAATAAAGCCGATCGGCTGGACGAATTAAACTTGCAGCAATGTCTCGCCTACAATCCCCACGCGGACAAAATCCCGCAATTTCTGGAGCAAGCGCATCAGATGTTAGCAGGTGAGGAGGTCAAACGTCTATCTAAGACTTGA